One Fibrobacter sp. UWB13 DNA window includes the following coding sequences:
- the tmk gene encoding dTMP kinase, which yields MKTAKKFFSLEGIDGSGKSTQIDMLVRVLESEGHKVVRLREPGGAKISERIRELLLDPAFKGIMADDTELLLYNAARAQVIHEIIQPALDAGNIVIADRFAWSTFAYQGYARGLGADKVQRLTELTCGGCFPELTVVLDLTVESSRKRMAIRGGAPDRLESEKAEFFERVREGYLAAGRDYSDCVSVVNADRTPDEVHQDVLSLIKAKLK from the coding sequence ATGAAAACTGCGAAGAAATTTTTCAGTCTCGAAGGCATTGACGGTTCCGGAAAGTCCACACAAATCGACATGCTTGTCCGCGTGCTAGAATCCGAAGGCCACAAGGTCGTGAGGTTGCGTGAACCCGGCGGTGCAAAAATTTCCGAACGCATTCGCGAACTCTTGCTCGACCCCGCTTTCAAGGGCATCATGGCAGATGATACCGAACTTTTGTTGTACAATGCCGCCCGCGCCCAAGTGATTCACGAAATCATTCAACCCGCGCTCGATGCAGGGAACATCGTCATCGCCGACCGTTTTGCGTGGAGCACGTTTGCCTATCAGGGTTACGCCCGCGGGCTCGGTGCCGATAAAGTCCAGCGTCTCACGGAACTCACGTGCGGAGGCTGTTTCCCGGAACTCACTGTAGTTCTCGACTTGACCGTCGAATCAAGCCGCAAGCGCATGGCCATTCGTGGTGGCGCCCCCGACCGCCTCGAAAGCGAAAAGGCTGAATTCTTCGAGCGTGTCCGCGAAGGCTATCTCGCCGCAGGTCGCGATTATAGCGATTGCGTGAGTGTCGTCAATGCAGACCGCACTCCCGATGAAGTCCACCAAGATGTCCTTTCACTTATTAAAGCGAAACTGAAATGA
- a CDS encoding metallophosphoesterase has product MIFFCILIFGVLFLFFNVRMVAPGIKGSVIAGISVILLPICFLFRTSYFASLGMSFFAVWLAEALFFYILWWIIRGIRRAIVKKPLDRRIEISVARLLLFVTVLLTVIFRIAGAGTNENFHVREFKIAIPTEKEFTAVFFSDLHIDPIFKREKMERIVHVSDSLHPDLVLFGGDFSDVVDSTLSAWEYDFLVQKLAATAKMAAIAIDGNHEGLLEREGSDFKKWMQNNGFVVLEDSTVCTPFACITGRVDHSVARMRDVERKPLFDLRPTAEESKLPWLLLDHQPRGIEEDHPGRRPDFAMSGHTHNGQFFPGTLIINWVWRLAYGLGELDQVKWLVSSGVDSWGPPVRIGSDTELLFLRFVPDRL; this is encoded by the coding sequence ATGATCTTTTTTTGCATACTCATCTTTGGCGTACTCTTCCTGTTCTTTAATGTCAGGATGGTGGCGCCTGGAATCAAGGGAAGCGTCATTGCCGGAATTTCGGTAATCCTCCTCCCCATCTGCTTCTTGTTTAGAACAAGTTATTTTGCATCGCTTGGCATGTCCTTCTTTGCCGTCTGGCTTGCCGAAGCACTCTTCTTTTATATCCTCTGGTGGATTATCCGTGGTATTCGCCGTGCTATCGTCAAGAAGCCGCTTGACCGACGCATTGAAATTTCGGTGGCGAGACTTTTGCTTTTCGTGACTGTGTTACTCACGGTTATCTTCCGCATTGCAGGTGCTGGCACAAACGAGAACTTCCATGTTCGCGAGTTCAAGATTGCCATTCCGACCGAAAAAGAATTTACGGCGGTCTTCTTTAGCGACCTCCACATCGACCCGATTTTCAAGCGCGAAAAGATGGAACGCATTGTGCATGTAAGCGATAGCCTCCACCCGGACTTGGTGCTGTTTGGCGGAGATTTTTCGGACGTTGTCGATTCGACGCTTTCTGCCTGGGAATACGACTTCTTGGTGCAAAAGCTTGCCGCAACCGCCAAGATGGCTGCTATTGCCATCGACGGGAATCACGAAGGGTTACTTGAACGCGAAGGGAGTGACTTTAAAAAGTGGATGCAGAATAACGGTTTCGTCGTGCTGGAAGACTCCACCGTCTGTACGCCTTTTGCCTGTATTACTGGTCGTGTAGATCATAGCGTTGCCAGAATGCGTGATGTCGAACGCAAGCCGCTTTTTGACTTGCGCCCTACGGCTGAAGAATCTAAACTCCCCTGGCTTCTCCTCGATCACCAGCCACGTGGCATCGAAGAAGACCACCCTGGCCGCCGTCCTGACTTTGCCATGTCCGGTCACACGCACAATGGTCAGTTTTTCCCGGGAACACTCATTATCAACTGGGTTTGGCGCCTCGCCTATGGTCTTGGCGAACTAGATCAGGTCAAATGGCTCGTTTCTAGCG